DNA from Equus asinus isolate D_3611 breed Donkey chromosome 17, EquAss-T2T_v2, whole genome shotgun sequence:
ttctcttttggagggTCTTGCTTCATTTTGCATCTCTTGTTCTTCATTTAGAACTATTAGCACAGTGATGAATCAAGGAACTAtgtgttctcattttctcttggttCTTATAATTGTCAAAGAGAACAATTATTCTGTTCTCCCCcatcttccttatttccttttctgaattGAGACTTGAGTGACTTAACAAAATGCTTATGAATTTGGGGCTAAAGAAATACTACAGTGTCAAAGATGCAGAGAGTTGGCAAAGACTATGCCAACAAGAAGAACTTGCCAATTGCTCCTCCTGGCAACATCCCAGGTTTTTGTTTTCCCTgtgattttatttgcttttaaagagGGGGGGAAAAGAGAGACTTAATGAAACTCCTGACCCTTCCCTAGGGAGGGCAAACTTAGAAGACATGATGTGTCTTGTTGAGGTCTTTGTGTAGAGTCCCCAGTGTGTCCTCCTGGATAACGTAGATCAAAGCCTTGAGTTTACAAAGCACCCTTCTTCCAGGACATGGCCACACTGATAAGGGCATCAATGGGTACAGTTTCTCATATTGTTCTGACTGGAGAAAAGCCAGAGACATCTCACTCCTCAAGCAACCGTGCAGaatgcagagctgggattcagggTTTTTAGACTCCACCAAGTGGGTGTCTCATAGGGCTCTGGAAGCTGGGACTGGGACCAGGTGCCTTGTTAAGAATCCACATGAGCAATAATTGCCTTTCCTTAGAGAACACTTTAGCCATCAACTGGGGACTTCAGAGCTTTTGTAGCACCTATTAGTATCTTCTCCAAAGGAGATTTGCATTGGAGCCAGGAGCCCATGGGAAGAGGCTGTTCTCCAACCTCTGCCATCCCAGCCTGCATTTGAACAAAAACCAGGGTGAAGAATGCATCTTAATCAGGTTTACCAAGTCATGGAAACACAAAGattaagggaagagagagaagaaggtgcTTGACCGATCAGAACTGACGAGGGACTTGAGGATGATACGGTACAGGGACTGACATTCAGGCAGCTATGACATTGTTGTCCCATGTTGATTCAGTATTTTTTGTATATGAGGGaagggtggggggagtgggaaggacactgaggcctggagagattaagaaacttacTCAGGGTCATAACTGAGCGGGTATGGAAGAACCACCCAGACCTCCTGCTGACCAGCACATTGGTGTCTCCTCTACACTCTTAGGATGTTTCTCTCAGCAGTAGAAGAGAAATGACCTTttagagacaaaggaaaattagtgggcaaagagagaagaggacTGTCCAGATAAAGGTGAAGTGGAattcaggtgagaaaactgatCCTGAAAACTGATCCAGAATACTGGTTTTCTTGGTTCAAGCTCAATTCAGATCATCAGATCCAActtcttttatttatcattttccccAACATGGCAGACCAACACTAGAGTAGCTGCCAAAGTCTAATGCTTTAAAGATGAtcaaatatcttctttatccTGCTGCACTGCAACTCTGCCAAATGACTTTCTATCCGTTAGCACAAAAGTCTCCATCAGCCTTCAGACATGAATAGACTGCAGTGCTGGTATTCATGATTGTCTCCTTAAAGGTAGACTTTTCCTGAGTCCTGTTGCACTGTTGGAGTAGACACGTGATGCATGTGAAATCCTGTTATGAGATAAATAGTGCTGCTGTGTGCAGTTTTATTCCTAATGACAGttctaccatttactagctgtgcaaTCTTGGGTGTGTTATTTAAACTCTTTCTAACTCAATTTtctatctgtaaagtgaggataataaaaGTTCTTACCTTATAAAGTagttgtggagattaaatgagttcatgtaTAAATCATTTAGGTTAATTTCTATTATTAAGGACAATATCAGTtcttacaaaatttatttttggtaatCTAGTTTTGGTAAGCTAAATAAGACAGCAGCTTTCTGTTAAGTAAGCACATTGTTAAGTTGAGAATGGGAAGGTAAACCCAATGATGGCTTATCACCTTCATGAATGTTGATGGATTTTAATGAGTTATTAGCCttcgtatatatatataaatttctttttgctgaggaagattcaccctgaactaacatctggcaccaatcttcctctttttttgcttgaggaagattagccctgagctaacatctgtgccaatcctcctccactttatatttgggtagccaccacagcatggttgacaaaTGGTATAgttctgcgcctgggatccgaaaccaTGAACCcagccacccaagcagagtgtgctgaacccAACAACTATGCCACAAAGCCTACCCAtagatatgtttttttctttaaacattttcataaaaataatcactTGAATGTGTGTACAGTGCCTTCTCTTTGCAAGGTGATTCATATCTCATTTGATAACTTTGTTTATTCCTCAAAAACATGTTAAGCTCTTACTCAGTGCTGAGCGCCAGGGGCACATGCCCTGACCAGGGAAGACAGACTCAAGAGAGACTTGCTGTAGGAAGTACTATCTGAACTGAGGTTTGAAGGTAGTGTAGGAGTTGGGCAGGACCCTGAGGATGGGAAAGATAAAGTGTTATGGAAGGAGAGGCCTGCAGACAGCACAGAGATGTGAGAGAACACAGGGGATTAGAGAAGCTGCAAATAATTCAGTGCGGCTAGAGACAGTGTGGGAGGATGAGATGTGGCTGTGGGTGTGAGGAGTGAAAAGTAAGAAAGGGATGTGAGGAAGGAAGTAGGCAAGATCTCATGGAGGGCGTTCTCTGACATGCCAAGGAGTCTAAATAATATCCTGTCCTTGATGGGGCACCATGGAGAGATTTTTCACAGGGGGTGAGACAGGATCAAATGGAAGCCTTTGAAATACCACTCTGCCCACAATGAGAAGGAAAAATTGGCAAGAAGCAAGTCAGAAGGCAGGGAAAACTGTTAGTTACATGGCTGTTGTTTTGATCCAGGTGAGAGATAAAGAGGGTTTGAAACATGGGAGGAGCTGTGGTCATGGAGAAAAAGGGACAGAGTCCTGAGACTGATATTCCCATGGTAGGCAGGACCCCATGTATCAACTCCTATTGGAGCTCTAGGAATATTTTGGGTAAGAGTGAGTAACTGACTTACAGGGACTCACACAGCTAGTTAGCAATCAAGATCGGACAGCATGCATtcttattctgaaatatttaccGGTATTGGTTTTCTTGCCATACTAAGTCGACTCTATGTCACAGAACTCCCTTGGTAGGAGCTAAGACTAGTCATCTGTGAAGCTCCACACAGCACTTGGCATATTTTATCCATAGTACATATTCAATGTAAACTAGAAATACAGTTAAGTCTTATTTATAGCTTCCTAGCTTTCTTCTCATCCTCAGTACCTCTGGCTTCATGGAAAACAAGAACCTCACCTTGGTGACTGAATTCCTCCTTATTGCATTCACTGACTATCCTGGATGGAcactccctctcttcttcctgtttctatttatctatctcaTCACCTTATTGGGGAACTTGGGCATGATTATCCTGATCCGTGTGGATCTCCGACTCCACATCCCAATGTACTTCCTTCTGAGTCACCTCTCCTTCATGGACATCTGCTACTCATCTGTCACTGTGCCTCAGATGATGGCCATGTTGTTGGAGCATGGGATTGTTTTATCCTACACACGCTGTGCTGCGCAGTTCTTCCTCTTCACCTTCTTTGGATCCATTGACTGCTACCTTCTGGCCctcatggcctatgaccgctatgtggctgTATGCCAACCTCTGCTTTACGTCACCATCATGACGCAGAAGGCTCGTTTGGGTTTTGTGGCTGGAGCTTACATTGCTGGTCTCTTCAGTGCCTTGGTGAGAACAGTCTCAGCTTTCACTCTCTCCTTCTGTGGAACCAATGAGATCAACTTCATTTTCTGTGACCTCCCTCCTCTTTTAAAGCTGACCTGTGGGGATAGCTATACGCAGGAAGTAGTAATTATCGTGTTTGCCATTTTTGTCATTCCTGCCTGCATGGTGGTGATCTTGGTGTCCTACCTGTTTATCATCTTGGCCATTATGCGGATCTCCTCAGCTAGAGGCAGGGCCAAGACCTTTTCTACGTGTGCTTCCCACCTTACCACTGTGTTACTCTTCTTTGGCACCCTCATCTTCATGTATCTGAGAGATGACTCTGGCCGGTCCCCACAGGAGGATCAGGTGGTGTCTGTGTTCTATACAACAGTGATTCCCATGTTGAATCccctcatctacagcctgaggaacaaggaagtgaaggaggccCTGAGGAAAATTCTAAACAGAGCCAAGTTGTCCTAACCATCACCAATCTTGGAAAATTCTGAGAATCACCTCTTATGCAGTGTTAGCATTCTGG
Protein-coding regions in this window:
- the LOC106822555 gene encoding olfactory receptor 9Q1-like is translated as MENKNLTLVTEFLLIAFTDYPGWTLPLFFLFLFIYLITLLGNLGMIILIRVDLRLHIPMYFLLSHLSFMDICYSSVTVPQMMAMLLEHGIVLSYTRCAAQFFLFTFFGSIDCYLLALMAYDRYVAVCQPLLYVTIMTQKARLGFVAGAYIAGLFSALVRTVSAFTLSFCGTNEINFIFCDLPPLLKLTCGDSYTQEVVIIVFAIFVIPACMVVILVSYLFIILAIMRISSARGRAKTFSTCASHLTTVLLFFGTLIFMYLRDDSGRSPQEDQVVSVFYTTVIPMLNPLIYSLRNKEVKEALRKILNRAKLS